One genomic region from Jilunia laotingensis encodes:
- a CDS encoding sensor histidine kinase → MNRRRYYIFCFLLFTVFSQIAATERAYNILFIQSYTNQTPWHSELIRGLCDGFGEEKVKVNIVTEYLDADYWAYPSEKVIMKRFCERARNRGTDIIVTVSDEAFHTLFNCGDSLPRQIPVVYYGMKYPDEALISTLPNVCGFTSNPDFSLLLEQANKIFPNRTEVVCVNDNSFLSLKGKEDFMNEYGKFLRSHPEYKLLTYNVQTETTSNIISSICYPRNSYGRIVIVPKWSPFMAFIGKNSKAPFFSCQSIALTNGVFCAYDADPYTSSRMAGVRAAKVLKGTPPEEFGMTETPVDFHYDFKQLDFFHVEKERATPGVILNQPYWEKYRFLFILLYASILALLVLVVVWLIRANRREARRRMHAQTRLLVQSRLVAQRDEFDNIFHSIRDGVITYDTDYRIHFTNRALLEMLHLPLDVSVRPYEGLPAGSIFKIYTNGREVLREMLKEVITKGKSVEIPANSFMQEVHSGSYFPVSGELVPIHSHGNITGVAVSAHNISDEEMQKRFFDLAVEESSIYPWQYNIRTGLFTFPQGFLKRFGFEESLTTVSRSEIEDKMHPEEVEDIRIMFDEALAGKKQNARMSFRQYNADGKYEWWEYRTSVLNGLTTDVPYSILGICQSIQRYKSTEEELTTARDKALQADKLKSAFLANMSHEIRTPLNAIVGFSDLLSDTSNFTEEEVAQFIATINKNCSLLLALINDILDLSRIESGTMDFQFAKHSLPLLLKNVHDSQRLNMPQGVELLLDIPEGSKKYLVTDNVRLQQVVNNLINNAAKFTSGGSITFGYTEDEPGYVSLFVEDTGKGISEEGLRHIFERFYKVDSFTQGAGLGLSICQTIVGRLRGNISVTSEVGKGTRFTVRIPDTCE, encoded by the coding sequence ATGAACCGACGACGTTACTATATATTCTGTTTTCTGTTATTTACGGTCTTTTCGCAAATAGCTGCTACAGAGCGTGCCTATAATATTCTTTTTATACAGTCTTATACTAATCAGACTCCTTGGCATTCTGAATTGATTCGTGGGTTATGTGATGGATTTGGCGAAGAAAAAGTGAAAGTTAATATTGTTACGGAGTATCTTGACGCGGATTATTGGGCATATCCTTCTGAAAAGGTCATTATGAAACGTTTTTGTGAGCGTGCCCGTAATCGTGGAACAGATATAATTGTAACGGTAAGTGATGAGGCTTTCCACACTCTCTTTAATTGTGGAGATTCGTTACCGCGTCAAATTCCTGTCGTATATTACGGTATGAAATATCCGGATGAGGCATTAATTTCAACATTACCGAATGTTTGCGGTTTTACTTCTAATCCCGACTTCTCTCTTTTGCTGGAACAAGCAAATAAAATATTTCCAAACAGGACAGAAGTAGTGTGTGTCAATGACAATAGCTTTCTGAGCCTAAAAGGTAAGGAAGATTTTATGAATGAATATGGAAAGTTCCTGCGAAGCCATCCGGAGTATAAGCTGCTGACATATAATGTGCAAACCGAAACAACGAGTAATATTATTTCATCTATCTGTTATCCTCGTAATAGTTACGGACGTATTGTCATTGTGCCGAAGTGGTCTCCTTTTATGGCTTTTATTGGTAAAAACTCTAAGGCACCTTTCTTTTCCTGTCAAAGTATAGCGTTGACTAACGGTGTCTTTTGTGCTTATGATGCCGATCCCTATACTTCTTCCAGAATGGCGGGTGTAAGAGCTGCTAAAGTTTTAAAAGGTACGCCTCCCGAGGAATTCGGTATGACGGAAACTCCGGTTGATTTCCATTATGACTTTAAGCAACTTGACTTTTTCCATGTAGAGAAAGAACGGGCTACTCCGGGGGTGATACTTAATCAGCCTTATTGGGAAAAATATCGGTTTCTATTTATATTACTATATGCTTCTATTTTGGCTTTACTTGTATTGGTGGTAGTTTGGCTGATACGTGCGAATCGACGGGAAGCACGACGTAGAATGCATGCACAAACACGCTTGCTTGTACAAAGCCGTTTAGTGGCTCAACGGGATGAATTTGATAATATCTTCCACTCTATCCGTGACGGAGTAATCACATACGATACGGACTATCGGATCCATTTTACCAACCGTGCCCTTTTGGAGATGCTTCATTTGCCTTTGGACGTTTCAGTACGTCCTTATGAGGGATTGCCTGCCGGTTCTATTTTTAAAATATACACTAATGGGCGGGAAGTTTTACGTGAAATGTTGAAGGAAGTCATTACTAAAGGAAAGAGTGTGGAAATTCCGGCTAATTCGTTTATGCAAGAGGTGCATAGCGGTAGTTATTTTCCGGTTTCGGGAGAACTGGTTCCTATTCACTCACACGGAAACATTACTGGAGTAGCTGTTTCTGCCCACAATATATCTGATGAAGAGATGCAGAAACGTTTTTTTGATTTGGCTGTGGAGGAAAGTTCAATTTATCCTTGGCAATATAATATAAGGACCGGTTTGTTTACTTTTCCTCAAGGTTTCCTTAAGCGTTTTGGATTTGAAGAGTCGTTAACAACCGTTTCCAGATCGGAGATTGAAGACAAGATGCATCCGGAAGAGGTTGAAGATATCAGAATCATGTTTGATGAAGCATTGGCTGGAAAAAAACAAAATGCACGAATGAGTTTTCGGCAATATAATGCAGACGGTAAATATGAATGGTGGGAATATCGTACTTCTGTGCTTAACGGTTTGACAACGGATGTGCCTTATAGCATATTGGGTATTTGTCAAAGTATACAACGTTATAAGTCTACGGAGGAAGAATTGACAACTGCCCGCGATAAGGCTCTTCAGGCTGACAAGTTGAAGTCCGCTTTCCTTGCAAATATGAGTCATGAGATCAGAACCCCGTTGAATGCTATTGTCGGCTTTTCCGATCTATTGAGCGATACCAGCAATTTTACCGAAGAAGAAGTTGCGCAGTTTATTGCGACAATTAATAAGAACTGTAGTCTGCTATTGGCTTTGATTAACGATATTCTTGATCTTTCCCGCATTGAATCGGGTACGATGGATTTTCAGTTTGCCAAGCATAGTTTACCGTTGTTGTTGAAGAATGTACACGATTCACAGCGTTTGAATATGCCACAAGGGGTAGAACTGCTGTTGGATATTCCTGAAGGTAGTAAGAAGTACCTTGTTACCGATAATGTCCGTTTGCAGCAGGTTGTTAACAATCTGATCAATAATGCGGCTAAGTTTACGTCGGGCGGTTCTATTACTTTTGGCTATACAGAGGATGAGCCGGGGTATGTATCTTTGTTTGTGGAAGACACCGGTAAAGGTATTTCAGAAGAGGGGCTGAGACATATTTTCGAACGTTTCTATAAGGTTGACAGCTTTACTCAGGGAGCCGGTTTAGGGTTGAGTATTTGCCAGACTATTGTGGGACGACTGCGTGGAAACATTTCTGTAACTTCCGAGGTGGGGAAGGGGACTCGTTTCACAGTGCGTATACCGGATACATGTGAGTGA
- a CDS encoding TolC family protein, with the protein MRKKSILLVLVAFTCPLVLSAQNEREITLNEAIALARTQSVDAAVALNELKTAYWEYRTFRADLLPEVNFNGTLPNYNKSYSSYQNSDGSYSFVRNNTLGLSGELSIDQNLWFTGGKLSLTSSLDYLRQLGAGGGKHFMSVPVSLQLTQPIFGVNNLKWNRRIEPVRYEEAKASFISATEDVTRTTITYFFQLLLAKEVLGTARQNQLNAEHLYKVAQAKREMGQISENELLQLKLSSLNAKAAVTESISDLNAKMFQLRAFLGLSENEKLEPVLPESVPDIQIEYNKVLDKALERNSFAQNIRRRQLEADYDVAIARGNLRSVDLFASVGYTGEDREFSSAYNHLLDNQIVKVGVKIPILDWGKRRGKVRVAKSNRDVVLSKIRQEQMNFNQDIFLLVEHFNNQSQQLGIAKEADIIAQQRYKTSIETFLIGKINTLDLNDAQNSKDEARQKHISELYNYWSYYYQIRSLTLWDFERNAELEVDFEDVIR; encoded by the coding sequence ATGAGAAAGAAGAGTATATTGCTTGTTTTAGTGGCTTTTACATGTCCACTTGTTTTGTCTGCACAGAATGAACGTGAAATAACACTTAATGAGGCCATTGCTTTGGCTCGTACCCAATCGGTAGATGCTGCCGTGGCATTGAATGAATTGAAAACTGCTTATTGGGAGTACCGCACTTTTCGTGCAGATTTGTTGCCCGAAGTGAATTTTAACGGTACGTTGCCTAATTACAATAAATCGTATAGTTCATATCAGAATTCGGATGGTTCGTATTCATTCGTTCGCAATAATACGCTTGGTCTGTCGGGAGAACTTTCCATTGATCAGAATCTTTGGTTTACCGGAGGTAAACTGTCTCTTACTTCTTCTTTGGATTATCTGCGTCAGTTAGGTGCCGGCGGAGGAAAGCATTTCATGTCCGTGCCGGTTAGTCTCCAACTGACCCAGCCCATTTTTGGAGTGAACAACTTGAAATGGAATCGACGCATCGAACCTGTGCGTTATGAAGAGGCTAAAGCATCGTTCATTTCTGCAACGGAAGATGTGACAAGAACTACCATCACGTACTTTTTCCAGTTGTTGTTGGCAAAAGAAGTTTTGGGGACTGCCCGGCAAAACCAATTGAATGCGGAACATTTGTATAAAGTGGCACAAGCTAAAAGGGAGATGGGGCAGATTTCGGAAAATGAACTATTGCAGTTGAAGCTATCTTCCCTTAATGCAAAGGCTGCCGTGACTGAGTCCATTAGCGACTTAAATGCAAAGATGTTCCAGCTTCGTGCGTTTTTGGGGCTGAGTGAGAATGAAAAACTTGAGCCGGTTCTTCCTGAGTCGGTTCCGGATATTCAGATAGAATATAATAAAGTATTGGATAAAGCATTGGAAAGGAATTCTTTTGCCCAAAACATACGTCGCAGGCAGCTTGAAGCCGATTACGATGTGGCGATTGCCCGGGGGAATCTACGAAGTGTGGATCTGTTTGCCAGTGTAGGATATACGGGCGAGGATCGTGAGTTTTCATCAGCTTACAATCATTTGCTCGACAATCAGATTGTGAAGGTGGGAGTGAAGATTCCTATTCTTGATTGGGGAAAGCGTCGTGGTAAAGTACGTGTGGCAAAGAGCAACCGTGATGTCGTACTTTCTAAAATTCGTCAGGAACAAATGAATTTTAACCAGGACATCTTTTTGTTGGTAGAACATTTCAATAATCAATCCCAGCAACTCGGGATTGCCAAAGAAGCGGATATCATCGCACAGCAGCGGTATAAGACCAGTATCGAAACATTCCTTATCGGTAAGATCAATACCCTTGACTTGAATGATGCCCAAAACTCTAAGGATGAAGCCCGACAGAAACATATTTCAGAATTATATAATTATTGGTCCTATTATTATCAGATACGTAGTTTGACGTTATGGGACTTTGAGAGGAATGCAGAGTTGGAAGTAGATTTTGAAGATGTAATCCGCTAG
- a CDS encoding sigma-54-dependent transcriptional regulator: protein MILIIDDDSAVRSSLTFMLKRAGYQTEAVSGPREAVDIVRSVAPALILMDMNFTLSTTGEEGLTLLKQVKIFRPEVPVILMTAWGSIQLAVQGMQAGAFDFITKPWNNAALLQRIETAIDLTSAPAEIPEEQSSTLNRRHIIGKSQALTEVLNTVARIARTNASVLITGESGTGKELIAEAIHINSQRAKQPFVKVNLGGISQSLFESEMFGHKKGAFTDATSDRTGRFEMANKGTIFLDEIGDLDPSCQVKLLRVLQDQTFEVLGDSRPRKTDIRVVSATNADLPKMVSERTFREDLFYRINLITVKLPPLRERREDIPLLARHFADKQAEINRLPRSEFSSDALQFLSRLPFPGNIRELKNLVERTILVSGKTVLDASDFDMQYLRSDEPYHIASNASLTGMTLDEIERQTILQALERYKGNLSQVATALGISRAALYRRLDKHNIEE from the coding sequence ATGATATTAATCATCGATGATGACAGCGCAGTTCGTTCTTCCCTTACTTTCATGCTGAAGCGTGCGGGGTATCAGACCGAAGCTGTTTCCGGACCTCGGGAGGCGGTGGATATAGTCCGCTCTGTAGCTCCTGCCCTTATACTGATGGACATGAATTTCACTCTTTCCACCACGGGTGAAGAAGGGTTGACGTTACTCAAACAAGTAAAGATATTCCGTCCTGAAGTCCCAGTCATCTTAATGACGGCATGGGGGAGTATTCAACTGGCAGTGCAGGGGATGCAAGCAGGTGCCTTCGATTTTATAACAAAACCTTGGAATAACGCTGCATTACTGCAACGCATCGAGACGGCTATCGACCTGACATCGGCACCGGCAGAAATTCCGGAGGAGCAAAGCAGTACATTGAACCGTAGACATATCATCGGTAAGAGTCAGGCATTGACGGAAGTACTGAATACGGTTGCCCGTATCGCCCGTACCAATGCTTCCGTACTTATCACCGGAGAGAGTGGGACAGGTAAAGAGTTGATTGCCGAAGCCATTCATATCAATAGTCAGCGTGCTAAACAGCCTTTTGTAAAGGTCAATCTTGGGGGGATTTCCCAAAGCCTCTTCGAGAGTGAAATGTTCGGGCATAAAAAGGGAGCGTTTACTGATGCTACTTCCGATCGTACCGGGCGTTTCGAGATGGCAAATAAAGGTACGATCTTTTTGGATGAGATCGGTGACCTCGATCCGTCCTGTCAGGTAAAGCTACTTCGCGTCTTACAGGATCAGACGTTTGAAGTATTGGGCGACAGCCGGCCACGTAAAACGGATATCCGTGTGGTTTCTGCCACGAATGCCGACTTGCCAAAGATGGTCAGCGAACGCACCTTTCGCGAAGATCTGTTCTATCGCATCAATCTGATAACGGTAAAGTTGCCTCCTTTGCGTGAACGTAGAGAAGATATTCCACTCTTGGCGCGTCATTTTGCCGACAAGCAGGCAGAAATAAACAGATTGCCCCGTTCTGAATTTTCTTCAGATGCCCTCCAATTCCTCAGTCGTTTACCTTTCCCTGGTAATATCCGTGAGTTGAAGAATCTGGTGGAACGAACGATACTTGTCAGTGGCAAAACAGTACTCGATGCTTCTGATTTTGATATGCAATATCTTCGTTCGGATGAACCGTACCACATAGCCTCCAATGCTTCACTGACCGGTATGACGCTTGATGAAATAGAACGTCAGACCATTCTTCAGGCTTTGGAACGCTATAAAGGGAATCTCAGTCAGGTTGCTACAGCTCTGGGCATTAGCCGTGCAGCGTTGTATCGCAGGTTGGATAAACACAACATAGAAGAGTGA
- a CDS encoding sensor histidine kinase, whose product MRLKSYFIILALFLLALSGVLLYFGGWVVQSWLYAAEILVVLLLVYLIMFYRKIIKPLNTIASGMELLREQDFSSRLSLVGQYEADRMVNVFNRMMEQLKNERLRLREQNHFLDLLIKASPMGVIITTLDDVVSELNPMAVKMLGIRFEEAYGQKLGAIDSPLAIGLATVPKGETVTIRLNDSNIYKCTHSSFIDRGFHHPFYLIESLTDEVMKAEKKAYEKVIRMIAHEVNNTTAGITSTLDTVEQALSDSEGMEDICEVMRVCTDRCFSMSRFITRFADVVKIPEPSMYPVSLNDLVFSCKRFMEGMCKDRDITLTMEIDESLEEVLLDSALFEQVLVNIIKNAAESIGTGGTITIRTSSPARIEVVDNGPGITKETEAKLFSPFFSTKPNGQGIGLIFIREVLMRHGCSFSLRTYADGLTRFRILFN is encoded by the coding sequence GTGCGTCTTAAAAGTTATTTTATAATACTTGCTTTGTTTTTGCTTGCCCTTTCTGGAGTATTGCTCTACTTTGGAGGGTGGGTGGTTCAATCATGGCTATATGCAGCCGAAATTTTGGTTGTTCTGCTGCTTGTCTATCTTATTATGTTTTATCGGAAGATCATAAAGCCATTGAACACGATAGCGAGTGGAATGGAATTGTTGAGGGAACAGGATTTCAGTAGCCGTTTGAGTCTTGTCGGTCAATATGAAGCAGATCGAATGGTTAATGTCTTCAACCGTATGATGGAACAGTTGAAAAATGAACGACTCCGGTTACGCGAGCAGAATCATTTTCTTGATTTGCTGATCAAAGCTTCCCCGATGGGAGTGATAATCACTACACTTGATGATGTAGTGTCGGAACTTAATCCGATGGCCGTGAAGATGCTGGGTATACGTTTTGAAGAAGCATATGGTCAGAAACTGGGGGCTATAGATTCTCCTTTAGCTATCGGATTGGCTACAGTGCCGAAGGGAGAAACTGTTACTATCCGGTTGAATGACTCAAATATCTACAAATGTACCCATTCGTCGTTCATCGACCGTGGTTTCCATCATCCGTTTTATCTTATCGAGAGTTTGACAGACGAAGTAATGAAGGCAGAAAAGAAGGCGTATGAAAAGGTAATACGGATGATTGCCCATGAAGTGAATAACACGACAGCCGGTATTACTTCGACATTGGATACGGTGGAACAAGCACTTTCCGATTCGGAAGGAATGGAAGACATTTGTGAAGTGATGCGCGTATGTACCGATCGTTGCTTTTCGATGAGTCGTTTCATTACCCGCTTTGCCGATGTGGTGAAGATACCGGAACCTAGCATGTATCCGGTAAGTCTTAATGACCTCGTTTTCTCTTGTAAACGTTTCATGGAAGGGATGTGTAAAGATCGTGACATAACGCTTACCATGGAGATTGATGAAAGTCTTGAAGAAGTTTTATTGGATTCTGCTCTATTTGAGCAAGTATTGGTCAACATTATTAAGAACGCTGCTGAAAGTATTGGTACGGGGGGAACAATAACGATTCGTACCTCTTCACCTGCTCGCATCGAAGTGGTAGATAATGGGCCGGGCATAACAAAGGAGACTGAAGCTAAACTCTTCAGCCCTTTCTTTTCTACTAAACCGAATGGGCAGGGAATCGGTCTGATATTTATCCGTGAGGTACTGATGCGACACGGATGTTCTTTTTCACTTCGTACTTATGCAGACGGTTTGACTAGATTTAGAATATTATTTAATTGA
- a CDS encoding IS5-like element IS1169 family transposase, whose product MNKLSRYRKLRYNQLFESENRELRLNEMGNPLEVLSQYVDFEIFRPTLESALFTGERKSNAGRPPIDCVLMFKVLFLQRYYGLSDHQIEYQIVDRTSFRKFLGIECVDDVPDEKTVWKYRELLTNTGVYDKLFSEFHSFMESKGLQFNEGRIIDASFVIAPRQRNTRDENEQIKQGAGDKLWNDNPHKKCHKDVDARWTKKRDETFYGYKQHTKVEKRNKIILSYDTTSAEVHDSKGFEGLLDEKDEGKDLYLDAGYVGQEEIVKQHKMNPIICEKGYRNRPLTKEQKSDNRKKSKTRCLVEHVFGFEEQTMRGLVVRTVGLIRAKANVAFTSLVYNISRYTQIIRLKPELLG is encoded by the coding sequence ATGAACAAGTTATCCCGATACCGTAAGCTTCGTTATAATCAACTATTTGAGTCAGAGAATCGTGAATTGCGTTTGAATGAAATGGGCAATCCTCTTGAAGTGTTGTCTCAGTATGTTGATTTTGAGATCTTTCGTCCTACTCTTGAATCAGCCCTTTTTACCGGAGAGCGCAAAAGTAATGCCGGTCGTCCGCCGATAGACTGTGTGCTGATGTTCAAGGTCTTGTTTCTTCAGCGTTATTATGGTTTGAGTGACCATCAGATAGAGTATCAGATAGTTGACCGTACGAGTTTCCGCAAGTTTCTTGGTATTGAATGTGTTGACGATGTTCCTGACGAGAAGACGGTGTGGAAGTATCGCGAACTCCTGACAAATACAGGCGTTTATGACAAGCTTTTTTCGGAATTTCATAGTTTCATGGAAAGTAAGGGTCTGCAATTCAATGAGGGTCGCATCATTGATGCCAGTTTTGTTATTGCCCCTCGCCAACGTAACACCCGTGATGAAAATGAGCAGATAAAACAGGGAGCGGGTGATAAGTTGTGGAATGACAATCCCCACAAGAAGTGCCACAAGGATGTAGATGCCCGCTGGACAAAGAAGCGTGATGAGACTTTTTACGGCTACAAGCAGCATACTAAAGTTGAGAAACGCAATAAGATCATACTTTCTTATGATACCACGTCGGCAGAAGTGCATGATTCCAAAGGCTTTGAAGGACTGCTGGATGAAAAAGACGAAGGCAAGGACTTGTATTTGGACGCCGGTTATGTCGGACAAGAGGAGATTGTAAAACAGCATAAGATGAATCCGATAATTTGCGAAAAGGGCTACCGTAACCGTCCGCTTACCAAGGAGCAGAAATCAGACAATAGGAAAAAATCCAAGACACGTTGCCTTGTCGAGCATGTATTCGGGTTTGAGGAACAAACCATGCGTGGACTTGTGGTGCGTACAGTAGGGCTTATTCGTGCTAAAGCCAATGTAGCATTCACCAGTCTTGTGTATAACATCAGTCGTTACACGCAAATAATCAGGCTGAAACCTGAGTTGTTGGGGTGA
- a CDS encoding T9SS type A sorting domain-containing protein, translating into MNEGQQANLMPVKLLLYNDYGIVRATDATSDSAEISMNVSNLPDGTYYLNVVVGSNAVIRRIVTIKH; encoded by the coding sequence TTGAATGAAGGACAGCAGGCAAACTTGATGCCTGTCAAGCTGTTACTTTATAATGATTATGGAATCGTGCGTGCCACTGACGCTACTTCCGATTCTGCTGAGATCAGTATGAATGTTTCTAATCTGCCTGATGGTACGTATTATCTGAACGTCGTGGTAGGTAGCAATGCTGTGATCCGCAGGATCGTTACCATAAAGCATTAA
- the aspD gene encoding aspartate 4-decarboxylase — translation MEKKPTGAAISKSFAKKMEAISPFELKNRLIDMADESVKKMAHTMLNAGRGNPNWIATEPREAFFLLGKFGISECTRVMSLPEGIAGIPQKSGIAARFEAFLKENAKEPGAKLLKGSYNYMLMEHAADPDTLIHEWAESVIGDQYPVPDRILHFTELIVRDYLAQELFDNRPPKGAFDLFATEGGTAAMCYVFDSLQQNFLLNHGDSIALMVPVFTPYIEIPELRRYQFDVTEISADQMTKDGLHTWQYKDEDIDRLKDPKIKALFITNPSNPPSYALSPETTARIVDIVKNHNPNLMIITDDVYATFIPHFRSLTAEIPDNTLCVYSFSKYFGATGWRLAVVALHENNLYDKMIARLPEEKKEILNKRYSSLTLHPEKLKFIDRMVADSRQVALNHTAGLSLPQQMQMSLFATFSLLDKGDYYKTKMQNIIRRRLNALWENTGFSLVEDPLRAGYYSEIDMLVWAKKFYGDEFVAYLEKTYNPLDTVFRLANDTSMVLLNGGGFAGPKWSVRVSLANLNEADYVKIGQSIKRVLEEYAADWKSKK, via the coding sequence ATGGAAAAGAAACCAACCGGTGCAGCTATAAGTAAAAGCTTTGCCAAGAAAATGGAGGCAATCAGCCCCTTTGAATTAAAAAACCGTCTGATCGACATGGCGGACGAGAGTGTGAAAAAAATGGCTCACACCATGCTGAACGCTGGGCGCGGTAATCCGAACTGGATAGCCACGGAACCGCGCGAAGCCTTTTTCCTGTTAGGGAAATTCGGCATTTCAGAATGTACACGTGTCATGTCGCTACCCGAAGGCATAGCGGGTATCCCTCAGAAATCCGGCATCGCTGCCCGTTTCGAAGCTTTCCTGAAAGAGAATGCCAAGGAACCCGGAGCAAAATTGCTGAAAGGCAGTTATAATTATATGCTGATGGAACATGCCGCTGATCCGGACACTTTAATCCATGAGTGGGCGGAATCCGTTATAGGCGACCAATATCCTGTGCCCGACCGTATCCTGCACTTTACCGAATTAATTGTCCGCGACTATCTGGCACAGGAATTGTTTGACAACCGACCTCCCAAGGGGGCATTCGACCTCTTTGCAACCGAAGGCGGTACGGCAGCCATGTGTTACGTATTCGATTCTTTACAGCAAAACTTCCTTTTGAATCATGGAGACAGCATAGCTTTGATGGTGCCGGTATTCACTCCGTATATCGAAATACCGGAATTACGCCGTTATCAGTTCGACGTAACCGAAATATCAGCCGACCAGATGACCAAAGACGGGCTGCATACCTGGCAATATAAAGATGAAGACATCGATAGATTGAAAGACCCGAAAATAAAAGCACTCTTCATCACCAACCCCAGCAACCCGCCCAGTTACGCATTGAGTCCAGAGACAACCGCGCGCATTGTCGACATCGTAAAGAATCACAATCCGAATCTGATGATCATCACGGACGATGTTTATGCCACATTCATTCCTCATTTCCGTTCGCTCACAGCAGAAATCCCGGACAATACATTGTGCGTATATTCCTTCTCCAAGTACTTCGGAGCTACCGGATGGAGGTTGGCAGTCGTCGCCCTGCACGAAAACAATCTCTATGACAAGATGATCGCCCGACTACCGGAAGAGAAAAAGGAGATATTGAACAAACGTTACTCAAGCCTCACCCTTCATCCCGAAAAGTTGAAATTCATCGACCGCATGGTTGCCGACAGCCGGCAGGTCGCACTGAACCATACGGCAGGATTGTCCCTGCCTCAACAGATGCAAATGAGCCTCTTCGCCACATTCTCCCTGCTCGACAAAGGTGATTACTACAAAACGAAGATGCAGAACATCATCCGGCGCCGTCTGAATGCATTGTGGGAAAACACAGGATTCTCCTTAGTGGAAGATCCGTTAAGAGCCGGCTATTATTCGGAAATAGACATGCTTGTATGGGCAAAGAAATTCTATGGGGACGAATTCGTAGCTTATCTGGAAAAAACGTACAATCCGCTCGACACGGTATTCCGCCTCGCCAACGACACATCGATGGTTCTTTTGAACGGTGGTGGTTTTGCCGGGCCGAAATGGAGTGTCCGCGTGTCCCTCGCCAACCTGAATGAAGCCGATTATGTAAAGATCGGCCAAAGCATCAAGAGGGTGCTGGAAGAATATGCGGCCGATTGGAAGAGCAAAAAATAA